TTTTCCCTGCCACAGATTCAACGAGAAGAGAGCAAAGATGAGCGATAAGCATTCCCCTACTTCCCAAGTAGCGGCTCTGATTAGCCGAGGCAAAGAACAAGGTTACTTAACCTACGCTGAGGTTAACGATCATCTCCCAGACTCAATCACTGAAAGCGAACAGATTGAAGACATTATTCAAATGCTTCAAGACGTGGGTATTCCGGTGCATGAACGCGCACCTGAAGCTGACGACACCATGTTCGACGGTACTAATACCGAAACGACTGATGAAGTCGCAGAAGAAGAAGCGGCAGCTGTTCTTGCCTCTGTAGAGAACGAACCTGGTCGTACCACTGACCCTGTACGTATGTATATGCGTGAAATGGGTACAGTTGAACTTCTGACTCGTGAAGGCGAGATTGTGATTGCAAAACGCATCGAAGAAGGTATTCGTGACGTTTTAAATTCAATTGCATATTGGCCAAATGCAGTCGAAGTTGTACTCCAAGAATATAAAGATTATGAAAGCGGTGAACGTCGTCTCGCAGATATTCTTTCAGGTTATTTAGACCCTGAATCTGACGAAGAGATTCCTGAAGTTATAGAAGAAGAACCTGAACTTGTAGAAGATTCAGACACCAAGCCAACCAAAGAAGTTAAACTCGATGATGACGATGAAGAAGAGTCAGACAGCGATGACGACTCTGAAGGCGAATCTGGTCCAGATCCTGAAATTGCAAAAGCACGTTTCACTGAATTAGAAGCAGCTTGGCAAGCGACCAAAGATGCAATTGCTAAACATGGTCGTCGTAGCAAACAAGCAGACGATGCGATTGAAGCGCTTGCAACTGTGTTCATGATGTTCAAATTCACACCACGTCTATTTGATATTATTTCAGAAATGATTCGTGGTACGCACGAAAACATTCGTACTGCTGAACGTGAAGTAATGCGCTATGCAGTGCGTCGTGGTCGTATGGATCGCACCCAATTCCGTACCTCTTTCCCAGGTCAAGAATCAAACCCGGCTTGGATTGAAGAGCAAATCGCCAAAGCGCCTGCGGATCTAAAACCGTATTTAGAAAAAGTTCGTCCAGATGTATTGGCTTTCCAACAAAAGATTGCTGATATTGAGAAAGAACTCAATCTCAACGTGAAAGAAATTAAAGAAATTTCTAAACGTATGGCAATTGGTGAAGCGAAAGCACGTCGTGCCAAGAAAGAGATGGTTGAAGCCAACTTACGTCTGGTGATTTCGATTGCGAAAAAATACACCAACCGTGGTCTACAATTCCTCGACTTGATTCAAGAAGGTAACATCGGCTTGATGAAAGCGGTAGACAAGTTTGAATACCGTCGTGGTTACAAGTTCTCGACTTATGCAACGTGGTGGATTCGTCAGGCGATCACGCGTTCGATTGCGGATCAAGCGCGTACCATTCGTATTCCGGTGCATATGATTGAAACAATTAACAAGATCAACCGTGTATCTCGTCAATTGCTTCAAGAAATGGGCCGTGAACCAACCCCTGAAGAATTGGGCGAACGTCTAGAAATGGACGAAGTGAAAGTTCGTAAAGTGCTTAAAATTGCGAAAGAACCAATTTCGATGGAAACGCCGATTGGTGATGATGAAGATTCGCACTTGGGTGACTTTATTGAAGACGGTAACATTACCTCTCCAATTGATGCGGCAACCTCTGAAGGCTTAAAAGAAGCAACGCGTGAAGTTTTAGAAAACCTAACTGAACGTGAAGCTAAAGTTTTGAAAATGCGTTTTGGTATCGATATGCCAACCGACCATACTTTGGAAGAAGTGGGTAAACAATTTGACGTAACACGTGAGCGTATTCGTCAGATTGAAGCCAAAGCATTACGTAAATTACGTCATCCTTCTCGTTCTGAACACTTACGTTCTTTCCTCGAGAATGACTGATCCATCTATAGGATAATGCAGGCTTGAATATGGGGGTCATTCCCCCATAATAAGAGCATGTAGCAATAGAATCAAAATACCTGCTCATTGCAGGTATTTTTAATAATGAGGTGTCCTATGACTGACATGACCGATCGCACTCCATCACGCGAACTTCAAGAAGACCTATGGGTTTTCCCAATGGACTATCCAATTAAATTGATTGGTGTTGCTGGTGATGAATTACATGGTGCCGTAACAGAAATTATGGTGAAGCATTTCCCTGATTTTGATGGTAAAAGCATTAAAGTACAGCCATCACGCACAGGTAAATATCATTCACTGACTGCGCAAATCGTGTTCCAAGAATTGGAACAAGTGCATGCACTTTATGCAGATTTGGCCGCTTGCCCATTGATTAAAACAGCGCTTTAATTTTTTTATTGTCGTTGCTAAAAAAACACGCTTTCGGGCGTGTTTTTTTATGTTTTGGGTTTAAAAATTTACTGATTTAACCAAGTGAATCTTTATCATCTCACTCAGTTGAAAATCCCCTATCCTGCAGCGAATTCATTATAATTAGACTCTATCCAAATTCTGAAAAGGCATCTTTGCTGTGGACGCTTTGAGCAAACCCAATTTAATCATTCGCCAATATTCTCAACTCACACCATATGAAGATCGCTTTTTAGAAATGAAAAGCTTGACTGAACAGCGTGATGAGAATAGCCCTGATGAATTATGGATTTTGCAACATCATGATGTACTTACTCAAGGTCAAGCGGGCAAGGCTGAGCATATTTTGATTCCAAGCGACTTACCTGTCGTACAGACCGACCGTGGCGGTCAAGTCACTTGGCATGGCAAAGGTCAAATGGTGGTGTATTTCATGTTCGATTTAAATCGCTTGAAATGGAATGTTCGCAGTTTGGTGTCTTATGCTGAAAATTTGATGATTGATTTATTGAAGACATATAACATTGAAGCTTATGCAAAACCTGACGCACCGGGTGTTTATGTCGATGGTCGTAAAATTGGCTCACTCGGTTTTAAAATTCGTAAAGGTCGTAGTTATCACGGCTTATCGTTGAATATTGATTGTAGCCTTGATGGTTTTCATACCATTAACCCCTGTGGCTATGCAGGTTTAGAAATGGTACGAATTTGCGATTTGCTTCCCAACTATCCAAGCTTTGAACAGCTGAGCCAAGATGTGATTCAAGCACTGACAGAAACCAACTTTTTCGAAAATATACAGATCAGTGCACACTAATCCCTTTACAAGCCTCCCTAGAATAAATTAGAGTATTTACTCTAAAATAAATCAATACGCAAATAGGGATGAGCGAGTGATTTCAATTAAATCAGTAAAGCCCGCTTTAGAGCAAGCCTATGTCAAGCTCATGCTTGATGTCATTGGACGTGGTTTAGCGATGGCGAGCCAAGTGGATGCTGAAATCAAACAGGATGTGTCAAAATTTCCTGTCGGTTTCACCGTTTCTATGGCTGTGTTTAACAGTGATGCAGCCTTTATCGCACAGGTCAATGATCAGCATCATTTGGTGTTGGTCGATCATACCGATGGCAAACCGGATCTGACCATTACCTTTAAACATATGCATCATGCATTTTTAGTGTTTTCTTTCCAAGAAAGTACCGCTCAAGCTTTTGCCAATGACCGCATGGTGGCGGATGGTGATTTAGGGCATGCGATTCGCTTGGTACGATGCTTGAATAAAATGGAAGCACTCATTTTACCGAAGATGGTGGCTGAGCTTGCCATCAAAGAATATCCACAACAACTCACAATTAAAGAAAAACTAACCGGCGCTGCCAATATTTATTTAAAAGTTGCTCAGTCATATATCAAAGGGAGTGTTTAAGGCATGGCTAAACCATATTACGAATTTTTCTGTCCAGTAAAAGTCATTGCTGGTAATGCCGCACTTGAACATATGCCCTTTGAATTGGCATCTATGGGTGCTTCTCGCCCAATGATTTTGACGGATAAAGGTGTACGTGCAAATGGTTTGCTTGAACCTGTAGAAACTGCTTTTGCAGCCACAGAGGTGACCATTGCTTCTATTTTTGATGATGTTCCACCCGACTCAAGTCTAGAGACGGTTCGAGCTGTAGCAGACGCGTACCGTTCAAACAACTGCGATGCGATTATTGCGATTGGCGGTGGTTCAGTGATTGATACTGCAAAGGCTGCCAATATCTTGGTGACTGAAGGTGGTGATGATCTACTGAAATACTCGGGAGCACATAATCTCCCTCGCCCATTAAAACCATTCTTTGTGGTACCGACGACTTCAGGTACAGGCTCAGAAGTGACCATGGTAGCGGTGATTTCAGACAACAGTACACATCAAAAAATGCCATTTGCTTCAAAATACCTGATGCCAAGTGCAGCGATTTTAGATCCACGTATGACCCAAACCTTGCCACCACACTTAACGGCAATGACGGCAATGGATGCAATGACCCATGCAGTTGAAGCCTATACCTGTTTGGCAGCCAATCCGATCAGTGATGCTTATGCGACCGCGGCAATCAAAAAAGTATCTGAAAACTTGTTTAATGTACTAGACAATCCGAAAGATGCCCATGGTCGTTTAGAGTTGGCGCAAGCGTCGACAATGGCAGGGATTGCATTCTCCAATGCCATGGTGGGTATTGTGCATTCACTCGGACATGCGTTGGGGGCAGTGGCACATTTACCGCATGGGCTATGCATGAACTTATTCCTACCTTATGTGCTTGAGTTCAATAAAGATGTAAACGGACATAAAATTGCCGAGTTGCTGTTGCCGCTTGCAGGTGCAGACATTTATGCGCAAACCCCTGCCCACGCACGTGCAGATAAAGCGATTGCCTTTATCAACACCATGCGTGATCACATTTATAGCTCAACGAAATTGCCTCGTACTTTGCGTGAAACCGGTAAAGTCACTGAAGCGCAGTTTGATGAGATTGCCGAGAAAGCATTGAATGATGGTTCCATCATTTTCAACCCGAAAGAAACCTCGCTTGAAGATTTGAAATCAATCCTAAAAAAAGCTTGGTAATTAATAAAAAATAGGCCAATATACGCCTAAATCTAGCCTGATGTTTTTTTAAACATCGGGCTTTTATCTTGCAGAATGTTGAGTCATCTATTTTTTATACAACTTGGCATATTTTCTGCTAAAACTTCTGAGAAGTTACTGACAAAGTGCATCGATATAGTATAGATTGGCGCACTTTTTTGTTTTTATCAATTCGGGGGGGTTGTTCGTCTCAAACAACCCTTATTAAGCATGACTGATCGTTGATCAACGATTAAGAGGATAACGCCGTTGACAAATATCTCTGGGACTCAAACCACAGCTCAACTGAAAAAAAATCTAGTGCTGTGGCATATTATCATTATTGGATTGGCGTATATTCAGCCACTCACTTTATTTGATACGTTCGGTCTTGTATCAGAAGGAAGTCAAGGTCATGTACCTACTTCCTACATATTTGCTTTAGTTGCAATCTTATTTACCTCCATTAGTTACGGACATATGATTCGTCGTTATCCGTCATCTGGTTCTGCATATACCTATGCACAAAAATCTATCCACCCGAATGTCGGTTTTATGGTGGGTTGGTCTTCGCTACTCGATTATCTTTTGTCTCCGTTAGTGAATATTATCTTAGCGGATATTTACCTCAGAGCATTATTTCCTGATGTGAATAATTGGATTTGGGTGATCAGTTTAACTGCAATCATGACCATCATTAACTTGTTTGGATCACGCTTTGTGGCGCGATTCAACAGTACCATTGTTGTGGTGCAATTAGGCATTATCTTCTACTTTGTTTATGAAGTTTATCAATTGCTTACACAGGGCGTCTACGCTGATGGCACCTTAAATCATGACAAAATTGAACTTTGGTCTTTGGCACCGTTTTGGAATGAATTTACCAGTATTGGTGCATTAATTGGTGGTGCAACCATTCTGTGCTTCTCTTTTACAGGTTTTGATGCTTTGTCATCATTGGCTGAAGAAACCAAAGATGCTGAAAAAACCTTGCCAAAAGCGATATTTACCACTGCTTTAATTGCAGGTGTTATTTTTATCATCAGCACCTATTTCATTCAAATTTTCTTCCCAAGTGCAGCAGCCTTGTACTTTAATCCTTTAGATGAATCGCAGCCGGTCATGCTTGAAGCATTAGGTAATACCACGATTCTGACTGCGATTACTGGCATTGCATTTAAAACGTTGGTGTTGTATTTCGCAGTCATTGCTGTACTTGCATCCGGTATTTCTGCACATGCAGGTGTATCTCGCTTGATGTATGTGATGGGTCGAGATGGCGTCATCAACAAGAAAGTCTTTGGTTATATCAGCCCTAAATTACATACGCCTGTTTACAATATTATTATTGTCGGTGTGATTGCACTCACTGCAGGTTTCTTAGACCTTGAACACATTGTCAATCTTATTAGTTTTGGTGCATTGACAGCATTCAGCTTCGTAAACTTCTCTGTAATTTCTCGCTATGCTTTACGTGATGGACGCACCAAAACATTTAAAGAGATCATGAGTTATGTGGTCATTCCATCTTTAGGCTTTGCAAGTGTGTTCTTGATGTGGCTTGAAATTGATGAAATGGCATTAAAACTTGGTTTGGCATGGGCCGTATTTGGGGTTGCTTACTTAGCCTACAAAACCCGTGGTTTCCGTCAACCTGCTCCACAACATGATGAATTTAGCGATCATTAATCGTTAAATCACATCCTATAAAAAAGGCGCTCAATGCGCCTTTTTTATTTGTTAGATTTTAATCTTTTCCTCAGTTGCAGGTTATTTAATTCGACAATTGAATCCCATTTTGGTATCCACCACATTATTTTTATAACCTAAACTTTGAATAAAAGAATCACGATCTTTCAAGACCGCCTGATCTTTTTGAGGCAATCTGAGTTTATTGTCTATCGCTAATTTATAGGTTTCATTGACGATACGTTGATAAATCCCACATACCTCCTGACGTTTCGGTTTGGTCAATTGACGCCCACCGGTCCAGGTTCGTTCGAAGTCTTCCGCTTTTAAGGTTTTTCCCCATTCATCAATACTCGCCACCATCCACTTTTGCATACGGTTTAGACCTTCACGGATTTCTGCTTGCGTCAAAGGTTTAACTTCCAGCTCATTCGGTTTTTCATTGGCTAAGACTGCGGTAGAAGCAGTTGCATTCAACTCAGTCTGGCTTGAATGTGGCGTCATTTGCTCATCTACAGGCTGTGGTTGTTCTGTTAAATTTTCCTGTTGCGGTGCTGTTGCGGCAAATATTGCCGTTGATACTGAAAGGATTGAAAGTGCCATCAATGGCTGTAAATAGTGTTTTAACTTTTGCATGTTGAACTTCATGTATATTTTTAAAATCTTTCATTTTTTATAACCAATATTCAGCGCGATATGAAGCTTTATTTGCCCCTCGTTACATAAAAAAAGCCACCTCGAAGGTAGCTTTTCTCTGTTTTCAATTTAGCTTAGCTGTTAAGAGAGTTCTTTAAAGCCTTGTTGACGCCAAGCCTCATACACAATCACTGCAGTCGCATTGGATAAGTTTAAGCTACGTGAATTGGCTGCCATCGGTAAGCGAATCCAATGCTGTTGTGGGAACAACATGCGTATAGCTTCAGGCAAACCGCGTGTTTCAGGCCCCATGAGTAATGCCACAGGACGGTTTAAATCAGAAGTATGTGGGGTTTCAGTGCCTTTGGTGGTCAATGGATAAATGGCGTCCAACCCAATGCCCTGCTCAGCCAAATTCGCTAAACATTCATCGAAGTTTTCCCAAATCTGCATGCGCGCCCATTCGTGATAGTCCAATCCAGCACGTTTCAGCTTTTTGTCATCTAACTCAAAACCTAAGGGCTTAACCACATGCAGTTGTGCGCCAGTATTGGCACACAAACGAATGATATTGCCTGTGTTTGCAGGAATTTCTGGTTCATACAATACGACATGAATCACGGGAGATCTCTTCTATAAATAAAGGTGGCTAAGCCCATTAGGCTAGCCACTGAAGTTGTTCACGCAGTTTAACCACTTCACCAATAATGGTGAGCGTCGGTGCTTGAATTTGATGTTCAGACACTTTAGAGGCGATATCTGCCAAAGTTCCGACCACCACTTTCTGCTCAGGCGTAGTCCCTTTTGAAACAAGCGCCACAGGCATGTCTGCCCGTTGACCATGTTCAATTAAGCGTTGACAGATTTTTTCTAAACCGACCAATCCCATGTATAAAACAAGGGTCTGATTTTCATAGACCAATTCACTCCAAGGCAATTCAGGCGAACCTTCTTTTAAATGCCCTGTCAGAAAACGTACACTTTGTGCATAGTCACGATGGGTCAGCGGAATACCGGCATAGGCTGAACAACCTGAAGCTGCGGTAATCCCCGGCACCACCTGAAAACTCACCCCAGCTTCATACAGCTCTTGAATTTCTTCACCGCCACGCCCAAAAATAAACGGATCACCGCCTTTCAAACGACAAACCCGTTTACCTTGCTTGGCATATTCTACCAGCAAAGCATTGATGCCCTCTTGAGGCACCGCATGATTGGAACGTGCTTTACCGACATAGATCTTCTCTGCATCACGGCGGCACAAATCCATAATCGGTTTCGACACCAAACGATCGTAAATCACCACATCGGCTTGTTGCATCATACGCAAGGCTTTTAGCGTGAGTAATTCTGGGTCGCCCGGACCAGCACCGACCAAGTACACTTCGCCTTTCGGAGTGGTCCACTCAGTTAAAGCTTGCTCAATCAATTGATCGGCTTCATCAAGATTGTCATTAAACACCTGTTCCTTGAGTCGGCTGGCATACAGCTCTTCCCAAAAAATACGGCGTTCATCAGGATTGGCAATTTTAGCTTTGACTGCTGGACGCCATTTCCCTGAAAATTCAGCGAGCTTACCCATCCCATGGGGAATACTGGTTTCCAATTGCGTGCGGATTTGACGAGATAAAACAGGCGATGTGCCATTGCTGGCAACAGAAACAATCAATGGCGAACGATCAATAATCGCAGGCACCATAAATCGACAATGCGGTGGATCATCAACACTATTCACCAATACATTTTTGGCTTCACATGCGACAAAAACAGATTGGTTCACTGCTGCATCATTGGTCGCAGCAATCACTAAACGATAATGATTTAAAGGACATTCTAAGCTGAATGGTGCTTGGACATATTGCCCTTGGCTTTGCTGCACCAAAGACAATAAATTGGCTTCAATGTCAGGAGCGATGACATCGATCACCGCACCTGCTTTTGCCAATAACACCGCCTTACGATAGGCAATGTGTCCACCACCGACAATCAGACAAGGTTGCTGTTGCAACTTTAAGGAGATTGGAAAAATATCCACACATGACCTCAATATTTAAGTTCTGACTGTCTAAAGCAATTTCTATGCACAAGGTACATAGGATTTACAAACTAAAATCAATTAGTCGATAAACTCAGCACCGCCCATGTATGGACGGAGTACTGCTGGAATTTCAATTGAACCATCTTCACGCTGATAGTTTTCCATCACCGCAAGTAAAGTACGACCTACCGCCAAACCTGAACCGTTCAAGGTATGCACAAATTCAGTTTTCTTTTGGTCAGTACGGTAACGCGCTTTCATACGACGTGCTTGGAAGTCACCCATGCATGAGCAAGATGAAATTTCACGGTACGTATTTTGACTTGGCACCCAAACTTCTAAGTCGTACGTTTTGATCGCACCGAAGCCCATGTCCCCACCACATAGAATCACTTTACGGTATGGCAGACCGAGTGCTTGCAAGATACCTTCAGCATGACCTGTTAATTCTTCCAATGCATCCATAGAGGTTTCAGGTTTTACGATTTGAACCATTTCAACTTTGTCGAATTGGTGCTGACGGATTAGACCACGCGTGTCACGACCATATGAACCTGCTTCACTACGGAAACATGGTGTATGGGCAGCATATTTCAAAGGTAGACGTTCAGGGTCTACAATTTCATCACGTACGAAGTTGGTTACAGGTACTTCAGCCGTTGGAATGAGGTAATATTCTTTTTCACCTTGAAGCTTAAACAAATCTTCTTCAAATTTAGGCAACTGACCTGTACCACGTAATGAATCTGCATTCACCAAATAAGGTACATACGCTTCGGTATAACCATTTTTTAGGGTATGCGTATCCAACATAAATTGGGTTAAGGCACGTTGTAAACGTGCTAATGGGCCTTTTAATACGCTAAAACGCGAACCGGTTAATTTAGTTGCAGTTTCAAACTCAAGACCACCCATCCATTCACCAAGATCAGTATGATCTTTAATTTCAAAGTCGAATTGGCGAGGTGTACCCCATTTCAATACTTCCACATTATCATTTTCATCTTTACCTTCAGGTACAGATTCATGTGGTAAGTTCGGAATACTTAAGGATTTATTTTCAATTTCAGTTTGCAATTCAGCCAAAGCCACTTCAGCTGCTTTGATTTCATCCCCAATCGCAGACATACGTGCCATGATTTCAGATGCATCGCCGCCAGATTTTTTGATTTGACCCACTTGTTTTGCACCAGCATTACGTTCAGCTTGAAGTGCTTCAGTTTTAGACTGCAACTCTTTACGACGTGCTTCTAATGCAGCCCACTCTTCAACATTCAGCTGTACACCACGTTTTGCTAAGGCTAAATTTACTGCCTCAATATTATTTCTGAGTAATTTTGGGTCGATCATGATCAATTCTTTGCAAAGAAAAAAACTGGCTATAGTGTAAGCGTTTCAAGTCTAAAAATACAGTAAAGTGACTTTCAGCTGTGCCTTATTAAAGCAATTTGCTTAAAAAAGACAAAATCACTCCTCTGGGGAATATTCAGGGAGTTGCGGTAAATATTGCGGTTTGATCAATGATTTAATCCGTATAAATGGTACGGCCAATTCCGTAATTCCTTCGGCATACGAGGCCAATTCGTACAGCGGATAGACAAACACTAAACCGGTGCCGTTATAGTAGAAATTGTCACTGAGCTGAAATTTTTCTCGCTCAATATTGTGCTCTGACAGCCACATTAAATTGGCATTATAAACGGCATTCTTCAGCGCATCTTGCTGACCAGATGCAATCAATTGATCAACACTAATCCGTTTTTTATTCTTTAAATCAAAATTTACATATTCATTATGATAAGAGCCATGTGCCGCACCTGCATTATATGAACGTGTACTCAATTCAAACGATGCGATGGCTTGATTTTGCCCCATATAACGCACTCGAGCAGAGGCTTGACTCAACTTATTTTCAGCAACCTCTTGTTCAGCCTTATTTTTAGGATTTGACATGAAAGCGACTGGATAGGCTTTTTTAATCCGCTCTTCAAAATATTGATCAATCCACTGATGATTGGTCTGTATGGTTTGAAACGCATAATCTGTACATCCATCCTCTTCACAGACACGCTTTTGCGCTGTCTCCATTGGACGAGTTTTTGCCTCAATCCAATAGCTTTCTACCGTTTTCTCTTGACCATGTTGCGCTATGGCTGTCGAAGCCTGTGATTCATCATGTTGAGGTGGTTGTTTCGGTTGACAGCCTAAAAGCCCTAGACATGCCAATACCCCCAATCCAGACAATATGATTTTCTTATCGTGTTTAAATACCCACATACGCTACGTCCAAATAAAAAACTTCATCGAGTATACAAAACACGGTCTTAAAACCGCATTTAATTTTGTATGCAATAGATCTCTTACAAAAGTCGAAAAATCTTTAAAATGAAATAATAAAATAAAGAATGAAGGGTTCCTTTTTACTTTGTGAGAAGGTCTGGATGAGGAAAATTTTCATATAAATCCTCTCCCTAACCCTCCCCTTTAAAAGGAGAGGGAACTTTCATTATGAATTAAATTGTGGTTAAAGTTTAATTTATGCAAGAAATCCAATCTCAAACGCACATCTCATCTTTCAATGAAGACAAATAAAAAAAACGGTCCTCAGACCGTTTTTTAGATGTTAGCAATACTGCCTTTGGCAAGCATTACTGATCGATAATATCTGTACCTTTAGGCGGTGCAAAATTAAAGGTTGAATCTGGAATGCTTGGATTCACTTTCACATTGTTAAAACGTACATAAGTGGTTTGACCGAGTGAGTCTTCCAAAATCATCAGGCTTGGTGCTTTATTGGTACCAAAACTGATGGTTAGGCTTTGGAAAGCTGAATCTTTTTGTTTCGGGAACAAGGTGTAATAGGTTTTACCATTGTTTGGCTGCGTCACACGATACGACTTCATGATCTGCGCTGTATTGCCTGACAATAACAATGCAGGGGTATTCGCCACCTGTTCATCTAGATTTTGACGAACCGCTTGTTGTAAGTCAGGGTCATAGATCCACACCATTTTACCTGTAGTCGCAATGGTCTGTTTAGATGGTGAAGTGGTCTCCCAATAGAACTTACCCGGACGTGCAACTTTCATCACCCCTTTAAAGGTCTGATTCATATGTTGCGCGCCTAAACCTTTCTTCTGTGGTGCTTTTGCACTTGAAGATGCTTTAGTGGTTTGTTCAAAATTGGCACTTAAACTTTTAATACCATTCAACTGCTGAATCAAATTCGCTGTTGCCTGTTGCTCCGATGCAGCTGTTGCTGCCCAAACAGGCGTACTGATGATCGGTGCAAGTAGCGTCGCACTGACTACGACTGCACTCATGGTTTTACGAAGCATATTCATGTATTCACCTTTTTATCAGTTTGCATCACAGCATATTTAAGAATGATTTATCTTAAACCAAATCAAGGCGCTAATAATTGAGAAAATAAGAAGATTTGTATGGTTATTTTGAAAATACAGCCAAAAATATCCATCATGATGGAGATTCAGCCAACTTTATAGCATGGATGACTTGTTTTAAAAGGTCTGTTGACTTTATTAAGTCCGATTCAAATTTCAGACATAAAAAAACCCACATCAAATGTGGGTTTTTCGTGCTATGCAGCTAAAACTTATACAGTTTCAACAGATACATAACGACGGCCAAATTGACCTTTCACTTCAAATTTGATCACGCCATCAGCGGTAGCAAATAAAGTGTGGTCACGGCCCATACCAACGTTAGCACCAGCGTGGAATTCAGTACCACGTTGACGAACGATGATGTTACCAGCAGTCACAGCTTGACCACCGTACATTTTAACGCCTAACATTTTAGGGTTCGAGTCACGACCGTTACGTGTCGAACCACCAGCTTTTTTAGTAGCCATGTGTCATAATCCTCGTAATTAGCCTGAAATAGCAGTAATTTTCAACTCG
The sequence above is drawn from the Acinetobacter lanii genome and encodes:
- a CDS encoding RsiV family protein, which encodes MWVFKHDKKIILSGLGVLACLGLLGCQPKQPPQHDESQASTAIAQHGQEKTVESYWIEAKTRPMETAQKRVCEEDGCTDYAFQTIQTNHQWIDQYFEERIKKAYPVAFMSNPKNKAEQEVAENKLSQASARVRYMGQNQAIASFELSTRSYNAGAAHGSYHNEYVNFDLKNKKRISVDQLIASGQQDALKNAVYNANLMWLSEHNIEREKFQLSDNFYYNGTGLVFVYPLYELASYAEGITELAVPFIRIKSLIKPQYLPQLPEYSPEE
- the lolA gene encoding outer membrane lipoprotein chaperone LolA, whose amino-acid sequence is MNMLRKTMSAVVVSATLLAPIISTPVWAATAASEQQATANLIQQLNGIKSLSANFEQTTKASSSAKAPQKKGLGAQHMNQTFKGVMKVARPGKFYWETTSPSKQTIATTGKMVWIYDPDLQQAVRQNLDEQVANTPALLLSGNTAQIMKSYRVTQPNNGKTYYTLFPKQKDSAFQSLTISFGTNKAPSLMILEDSLGQTTYVRFNNVKVNPSIPDSTFNFAPPKGTDIIDQ
- the serS gene encoding serine--tRNA ligase, with amino-acid sequence MIDPKLLRNNIEAVNLALAKRGVQLNVEEWAALEARRKELQSKTEALQAERNAGAKQVGQIKKSGGDASEIMARMSAIGDEIKAAEVALAELQTEIENKSLSIPNLPHESVPEGKDENDNVEVLKWGTPRQFDFEIKDHTDLGEWMGGLEFETATKLTGSRFSVLKGPLARLQRALTQFMLDTHTLKNGYTEAYVPYLVNADSLRGTGQLPKFEEDLFKLQGEKEYYLIPTAEVPVTNFVRDEIVDPERLPLKYAAHTPCFRSEAGSYGRDTRGLIRQHQFDKVEMVQIVKPETSMDALEELTGHAEGILQALGLPYRKVILCGGDMGFGAIKTYDLEVWVPSQNTYREISSCSCMGDFQARRMKARYRTDQKKTEFVHTLNGSGLAVGRTLLAVMENYQREDGSIEIPAVLRPYMGGAEFID
- the rpmA gene encoding 50S ribosomal protein L27, yielding MATKKAGGSTRNGRDSNPKMLGVKMYGGQAVTAGNIIVRQRGTEFHAGANVGMGRDHTLFATADGVIKFEVKGQFGRRYVSVETV